In the Setaria italica strain Yugu1 chromosome VI, Setaria_italica_v2.0, whole genome shotgun sequence genome, one interval contains:
- the LOC101780851 gene encoding AT-hook motif nuclear-localized protein 17 codes for MERDGLYGGGRGEGGYVVRDFPRPQHGQQQRQMECFSDEVSSRDGEGEANGGGSGPTPAANSGGVVGGGDGVTVETTGKRRRGRPPGSKNKPKPPPVVTRDVEPAAAMRPHVLEVPAGGDVARALAGFARRRGLGICVLAGTGAVAEVTLRHPSPSSSSPADGGVGGSATVVFRGRYEILSISATFLAPSMSAAVPPRAVRDLSVSLAGPHGQIVGGTVAGPLVAATTVVILAAAFTDLTFHRLPLEDDASVSVSGSAEADEHRGHQPPEPQDAGGLHPHLRSMAPGTQPVPSYARQSSQEVWPPAGSAQRPRPPYQ; via the coding sequence ATGGAGCGGGACGGGCTTTACGGAGGAGGCCGTGGCGAGGGCGGGTACGTGGTCCGAGACTTCCCACGGCCGCAGCacgggcagcagcagcggcagatGGAGTGCTTCTCTGATGAGGTGAGCAGCCGCGACGGCGAGGGGGAGGCGAACGGCGGTGGCAGTGGCCCAACGCCGGCGGCGAACTCGGGGGGAGTAGTAGGAGGTGGTGACGGGGTGACCGTGGAGACGACGGGGAAGCGCAggcgggggcggccgccggggtCCAAGAACaagccgaagccgccgccggtggtgaCGCGGGACGTGGAGCCCGCGGCGGCCATGCGGCCGCACGTGCTCGAGGTCCCCGCCGGCGGGGAcgtcgcccgcgcgctcgcgggcttcgcgcgccgccgcggcctcgggATCTGCGTGCTCGCGGGGACGGGCGCCGTCGCCGAAGTGACGCTCCGCcacccgtcgccgtcgtcgtcgtcccccgccgacggcggcgtcggcggctcCGCGACCGTCGTCTTCCGCGGCCGGTACGAGATCCTCTCCATCTCGGCCACGTTTCTGGCCCCGTCCATGTCCGCGGCGGTGCCGCCCCGCGCCGTCAGGGACCTCTCAGTATCGCTCGCGGGACCGCACGGCCAGATCGTCGGGGGCACCGTGGCGGGcccgctcgtcgccgccaccaccgtcgttATCCTGGCCGCCGCGTTCACCGACCTTACCTTCCACCGCCTCCCCCTCGAGGACGACGCGTCGGTGTCCGTCTCCGGCAGCGCCGAAGCCGACGAGCATCGTgggcaccagccgccggagccgcAGGACGCGGGCGGGCTGCACCCGCACCTGCGCAGCATGGCTCCGGGGACTCAGCCGGTTCCATCGTACGCTCGCCAGTCGTCCCAGGAGGTGTGGCCGCCGGCGGGAAGTGCACAGCGTCCAAGGCCGCCGTATCAATAG
- the LOC101781257 gene encoding ubiquitin carboxyl-terminal hydrolase 16 has translation MEEEVESSSAAAAVVLALVALVVVPALALLVRSRWRRAAARRDEVRRLARLAAEESELAERESVLAYYSELFPAVVHAAEVPEAPVWGPPPAAVAPAQEDVEAQPQPPAGAKGVCAVCFRPTTFRCKQCKAVKYCSFKCQIAHWRQGHKDECHPPSVNTRPDDEGRVEQERAAEENVSVGVKPIAETNKPVTIGDETSDENHSLKSSIGEGKHMPLEDLCTSTEVPGGHKSNGTVEIPQNVPVSVDGSKMASNTEHATFVEDGSSSKDLNEVLPCNSQATDPKTSGRSSSFNGESFNHSKEHHKAQDASIIEDCSQTSHNRELEDSGNPRAAASVVLETKSSRNPIRVELERSKTKSVGNDNVQSTKPVLTASTAEKATSIRGGCSVIPIPSKVSDNCSDRSSKPSERSGSTANNLATSLKKIVRQQTASKVVRHYPSELTLFPYELFVKLYDKVELHPFGLHNLGNSCYANAVLQCLMFTRPLTTYLLGGLHSKNCSKREWCFMCEFEKLIVEGKRRKTALSPTGILSHLHDIGSSFGPGKQEDAHEFLRYAIDAMQSVCMKEARKGGALRSAEETTLVQLIFGGYLRSKIKCSRCHISSEQCERMLDLTVEIDGDISSLDEALVRFTSTEVLDGENRYHCSRCKSYERAKKKLTIEEAPNVLTIALKRYQSGKFGKINKAIRFPETLNMVRYMNPETDDRSPVYSLYAVVVHHDVMNAAFSGHYVCYVKDTQGKWFKADDSQVKPVSLDNVMSKCAYMLLYARCSPRAPSSVRKVMVQDPARPKKAKQKVVPGGTPFGGSFSRHQGGHLHADYMADDLAHTSDEYGDAPYPPAESPSPSESSSLFSNSDAGSHSTVSTDSSDSTRNSTSTEEYEYLFGASDQMYPGAPVENEYPTYSRSRSSLNTSSSGGVADDAERFAEHKPQGGGAGGGWVVGDESPSLLYTDRSKHQSSSKLTDQYRQLDRSGHDPGETRGGVLLRRSARDRTAQTFY, from the exons atggaggaggaggtggagtcgtcctcggcggcggcggccgtggttcTGGCGCTGGTGGCGCTCGTGGTGGtgccggcgctggcgctgctGGTGCGGAGCCGGTGGCGCCGGGCCGCGGCGCGGAGGGATGAGGTGCGGCGCCTCGCGCGGCTCGCGGCCGAGGAGTCCGAGCTGGCGGAGCGGGAGTCCGTGCTCGCCTACTACTCCGAGCTGTTCCCGGCAGTGGTGCACGCCGCGGAGGTGCCCGAGGCGCCGGTGTgggggccgccgcccgcggcggtgGCTCCCGCGCAGGAGGACGTGGAGgcacagccgcagccgccggctGGGGCGAAGGGGGTCTGCGCGGTGTGCTTCAGGCCCACCACGTTCAGGTGCAAGCAGTGCAAGGCCGTCAAGTACTG TTCCTTCAAATGCCAGATAGCCCACTGGAGACAAGGTCATAAAGATGAATGCCATCCACCTAGTGTTAATACAAGGCCTGATGATGAAGGGAGAGTTGAACAGGAAAGAGCTGCTGAAGAGAATGTATCAGTTGGTGTAAAACCGATTGCTGAAACAAACAAACCAGTTACTATTGGAGATGAAACTTCTGATGAAAACCATAGCTTGAAGAGTTCAATAGGTGAAGGTAAACACATGCCTTTAGAAGATTTATGCACCAGCACAGAGGTTCCTGGAGGTCATAAATCCAACGGCACAGTTGAAATCCCTCAAAATGTTCCAGTATCTGTTGACGGTAGTAAGATGGCATCAAATACTGAACATGCAACTTTTGTTGAAGATGGTTCTTCCAGCAAGGACTTAAATGAAGTGTTGCCATGCAATTCTCAAGCTACTGACCCAAAGACAAGTGGTCGTAGCAGTTCTTTCAATGGAGAATcctttaatcattccaaggaaCACCATAAGGCTCAGGATGCCAGTATCATTGAGGATTGTTCTCAGACAAGTCATAACAGAGAACTTGAAGATAGTGGCAATCCCCGAGCTGCTGCATCCGTTGTCTTGGAGACCAAAAGTTCTAGGAATCCTATTCGTGTGGAACTTGAGAGGTCTAAAACAAAATCTGTTGGGAATGACAACGTTCAAAGCACAAAACCTGTGCTAACTGCATCGACTGCTGAAAAAGCTACTTCCATTCGTGGTGGATGTTCTGTGATACCTATTCCATCTAAAGTGTCTGATAATTGTTCTGATAGAAGTTCTAAACCTTCAGAGAGATCGGGTTCAACAGCAAATAATCTCGCAACATCTCTGAAGAAAATTGTCAGGCAGCAAACAGCATCAAAAGTTGTGAGACATTATCCATCAGAACTG ACACTCTTTCCATATGAACTTTTTGTGAAGCTCTACGACAAGGTTGAGTTGCACCCCTTTGGTCTTCATAACCTTGGCAACAG TTGCTATGCAAATGCTGTTCTTCAGTGCTTGATGTTTACTCGACCACTTACAACATATCTTTTGGGAGGACTTCATTCAAAAAATT GCTCCAAAAGGGAATGGTGCTTCATGTGCGAATTTGAAAAACTCATTGTGGAGGGCAAACGACGCAAGACTGCTTTATCACCAACTGGGATACTCTCTCATTTGCATGACATTGGCAGTAGCTTTGGTCCTGGTAAACAAGAAGATGCTCATGAATTTCTCAG GTATGCAATTGATGCCATGCAATCCGTATGCATGAAGGAAGCTAGAAAAGGAGGTGCCCTTCGGTCAGCAGAAGAAACTACACTTGTGCAATTGATATTTGGGGGCTATCTGCGATCTAAG atAAAATGCTCAAGGTGTCATATTAGTTCTGAGCAATGTGAGCGTATGTTGGATCTTACTGTTGAAATAGATGGTGACATCAGTTCACTGGATGAGGCTCTTGTGCGGTTTACATCTACAGAAGTCTTGGATGGAGAAAATAGATATCACTGCAGCAG ATGCAAATCCTATGAGCGTGCTAAAAAGAAGTTGACAATAGAAGAAGCACCAAATGTTCTGACTATTGCACTGAAAAGATATCAG TCTGGCAAGTTTGGGAAGATTAACAAAGCCATCAGATTTCCGGAGACCCTGAACATGGTTCGTTATATGAACCCAGAGACTGATGACAGATCGCCTGTTTACAGCCTCTATGCAGTGGTTGTCCATCATGATGTCATGAATGCTGCCTTCTCTGGTCATTATGTATGTTATGTTAAAGATACACAGGGAAAGTGGTTTAAGGCAGATGACAGCCAG GTGAAACCTGTATCTCTAGACAACGTTATGTCAAAGTGTGCGTATATGCTGCTGTACGCAAG ATGTTCACCAAGGGCGCCAAGCTCTGTGAGGAAAGTGATGGTTCAAGACCCAGCACGCCCGAAGAAGGCCAAGCAGAAGGTAGTTCCAGGAGGGACACCATTTGGAGGTTCCTTCAGCAGACACCAAGGTGGTCACCTACATGCAGACTACATGGCAGATGACCTTGCCCATACATCCGACGAATATGGAGATGCACCATATCCACCGGCAGAATCTCCAAGTCCAAGCGAGAGCTCGTCACTCTTCAGCAACTCTGATGCTGGATCGCACAGCACTGTCAGCACTGATAGTAGCGACAGCACAAGGAATTCGACCAGCACTGAGGAGTACGAGTACCTGTTTGGTGCCTCAGATCAAATGTACCCGGGAGCACCTGTGGAGAACGAATACCCGACGTATTCCCGTTCGAGATCCAGCTTGAATACCAGCTCATCAGGAGGGGTGGCGGACGATGCGGAGAGGTTTGCCGAGCACAAGCCTCAGGGTGGTGGTGCCGGAGGGGGTTGGGTTGTGGGCGACGAGAGCCCGTCCTTGTTGTATACTGACAGAAGTAAACATCAGTCGAGCAGTAAGTTAACAGACCAGTATAGGCAGTTAGATAGGAGCGGACATGACCCTGGAGAAACCAGGGGCGGCGTTCTATTGAGGAGATCAGCTAGGGACAGGACCGCCCAAACATTTTATTGA